The Gossypium hirsutum isolate 1008001.06 chromosome D07, Gossypium_hirsutum_v2.1, whole genome shotgun sequence genome includes the window ACAGTGAAGCAGTTGAAGGATCTCTCAAGAGTTGGAGAATCTGGTATTTCCATTGATGGTGTTGATGTCAACAATGTAGGGTTtgatctcttttttcttttccataaATAATCTATACTTTTCTAAATGGtttatgaaatttgaaattttggtttttggtttttaGATTGTGCTAGTGGGGATGGTATCCAAGATAGACAATGCTGTCTCAGATTGTACTTTTagagttgatatatatatatgttgtgtAGGATTCATGAACAAGTATTCTACACACACTCATATCTCTGTGTGTGTATGCATCCTTACATTATGTTtcttcttttcacttttttttatcgGAACAATATAAAGTTAAATAGCATTAACAGTTAATCAGACCACATAATGTCCTGGTCTAATTCAGTTCTTTGTCTAAGTCTACTATTCTCTGACTATGCTTTTGTCACTTCTATTTCTCTCAATTGGGTGTGGTCAGTGGTTAGACTTTTTAAAGACTAAAGTTTAAAATCACTTTGGCAAGGTTTAAATTTTGGTGTTTGGAGTAGACTTCATTAATGGATTTCATGATATTTCATGgttttttagaataattttagGACTACTTTTGGAAAATCAATACAAATtagatttattttagtattaaacCCATGGATAAGACAGGGCAATACTTCCAGTTAGTCTCCATAGTGCTAGTTATACCAAATAAATCAGGAACATCATGGAATGATATATACTGAAATTTAGTTTTTAGTCTTGTATTTCAAAGGAATGGGAATTTTCCTATCTGAGTTGTTATTTGATTCTGCTTTTGCCATTGTAATGTTCATGTCAAATTTTTGGATGTTGTACATAGACTTCTAGTCTTTGAGCTTTGGTGTTGCTTTCAGGCCTGTTACTGATTTTAATGAGATTGCAAAACACTTCATTGAGGGTATATATGTTCATTTGTACAACACCAATTTGAGGGTAAGAGTTGAGGCTCTAGTTTGCGAAATGACACTTTTAGCTTATTTGAAtgtaaatatttatgtttttattgttAGGAATTATTTGTTTTATCTGAACTTTGTATGTAGGGTGGCATGACCACTCAGCCTGAAGTGGCAAATTCAAATTTTGGTAACCCAACAAAGAGCTATGGCTACCAAACTAACCTGACAAACCAGGTGAAGGAACTAAATAGTGGTAGAATACTTTGCTAAGTTCTTTCATTTACTTGATCCTTATCtaacccttttcttttttttttttttgcagttttCTGGCCAGTATAACACTGTCGAAGAACAGATCCGTGGTGTTAGTTCAAAGGTCTTACAATACTTGCGTCGGCTCGCATGCCTGTGAATCGCCTATGATATCCTCTAAAACCAAGTGTGTTATGTGAGCCTGTttgatttggttgaattttcAATGAATTGCATTAAACTGAACTTCTAATGAGCATGCAGATTTGAACAGGCTcctatttttcattaaaaatggaaaAGTTCACAAAATTATCTTATAAGCTAGTATAACTTATCTAGATGACATATCCTAATGATAAAACAAGTGACTCTTATGGGATAAATATGTCCAGCATTTCAGGTCTTTACACATTTAGAAATTGGCTTGTATTTGACTATTTGCAGTTTGGGTGATTTGTTTTGATCAGTACTCTGAGGGTAAAGTAAT containing:
- the LOC121219571 gene encoding replication protein A 32 kDa subunit B isoform X2, which produces MVLMSTMPVTDFNEIAKHFIEGIYVHLYNTNLRGGMTTQPEVANSNFGNPTKSYGYQTNLTNQFSGQYNTVEEQIRGVSSKVLQYLRRLACL
- the LOC121219571 gene encoding replication protein A 32 kDa subunit B isoform X1 encodes the protein MMQTNEFHGNTVFSGGGFMPSQATQTVPDRPSSSYKSDARCSMPLTVKQLKDLSRVGESGISIDGVDVNNGGMTTQPEVANSNFGNPTKSYGYQTNLTNQFSGQYNTVEEQIRGVSSKVLQYLRRLACL